From a region of the Dyella jiangningensis genome:
- a CDS encoding succinate dehydrogenase iron-sulfur subunit yields MAEFSLPKNSKVQAGKHFPAKDAKKPRTFRIYRWSPDDGQNPRIDTYEVDLAACGPMVLDALLKIKNEIDPTLTLRRSCREGICGSCAMNIDGTNTLACTKAIGDCESGDVKIYPLPHMPVVKDLVPDLTHFYAQFASIKPWLRTQSAAPDRERLQSPEDRKKLDGLYECILCACCSTSCPSYWWNGDRYLGPAILLQAYRWIVDSRDEDTGARLDDLEDPFKLYRCHTIMNCARTCPKGLNPAKAIAEIKKLIVERRS; encoded by the coding sequence GTGGCAGAGTTTTCGCTACCCAAGAATTCCAAGGTCCAGGCGGGCAAGCACTTTCCTGCCAAGGACGCGAAGAAGCCCCGTACGTTCCGCATCTATCGATGGAGCCCGGACGACGGCCAGAACCCGCGCATCGATACGTACGAGGTCGACCTTGCGGCGTGCGGCCCGATGGTTCTGGACGCGCTGCTGAAGATCAAGAACGAGATCGATCCGACGCTGACGCTGCGTCGTTCGTGCCGCGAAGGCATCTGCGGTTCGTGCGCCATGAACATCGACGGCACCAACACCCTGGCCTGCACCAAGGCCATCGGTGATTGCGAGTCGGGCGACGTCAAGATCTACCCGCTGCCGCACATGCCGGTGGTGAAGGATCTGGTGCCGGATCTCACGCACTTCTACGCGCAGTTCGCCTCGATCAAGCCGTGGCTGCGCACGCAGAGTGCGGCGCCGGACCGCGAGCGCCTGCAGTCGCCGGAAGACCGCAAGAAGCTCGATGGTCTTTACGAATGCATCCTGTGCGCCTGCTGCTCGACCAGCTGCCCGAGCTACTGGTGGAACGGCGATCGTTACCTTGGTCCCGCCATCCTGCTGCAGGCCTATCGCTGGATCGTCGACAGCCGCGATGAGGACACCGGCGCCCGCCTGGACGATCTGGAAGATCCGTTCAAGCTGTATCGCTGCCACACCATCATGAACTGCGCTCGCACCTGTCCGAAGGGTCTGAACCCGGCCAAGGCGATCGCGGAGATCAAGAAGCTGATCGTCGAGCGTCGCTCGTAA